CGGTAATGCGAGTAGAAGTGGTGACGGGGCGGGAGGTATGAAGGGTACCGGGGTGGGCGGCCATATGGCGGAGGCGCCCGTGTCCATGTGCCAGTCGCCACCGCCAGCGTAGGCGGTCGGTGTCGGAGCGGCGTGCAGCGCGGCGAGGAGGGCCGGATCCCAGGGCGCAGGTGGCATCGGGGGCAGCGGTGGCAGCCCGCCTGGCTGCGACGGATGCCCTACCATGTAGGACCCGTAGGGCTGCATGTGCTGCTGCGGCGCGGCGAAGTACGCCTTGTGGGAGGGTGGCCGCGGGCCAAGGACGCCGGGGGCAGGCGCGCGGGGGACCGGCATGGTGTAGGCATGCACGACGCTGGTCCAAGAGTTCTGCCCGGCGTACCAAGGGGCCGGCTGCAAGAACTGCTGCGGACGGGCAGCGCCGCCCGTGGGCTGTTGCTGCGCCtagggctgctgctgctgctggcggCCGCCGCGACGACCCCCACTGCGACGGTTGTTGGCGTTGGCGGGTGGGGCCGgttgcggtggtggcggcgccggcTGGTAGGCCGGCGGGTGGGGGAAGCCAGGCGGCGGAGGGCGAGCGACGGGGGGCGCCGGTCCGGCGCGGGTGCCGGTGGTGAGGGCGGTGTGCGTCGCGCGGGACCGCACCATCCGCAGCCGACGCTGCTTGAGCTTGAGGTACGCcacgaccttggggaaggtggggTCCGGGAGCAGGgtgaggttggaggcggcgtTCCCGTAGTCCTCGTGCAGGCCGGCGGTGAAGGTGGTGATGAGCAGCTCGTCGCCGATGGGCTCGCCAAGATCGCGAAGCTCGTCCGCAATCTTCTTGAGGCGCATGCAGTAGTCGTCGATGGAGGAGTCGAGCTGGTGGCACCCGTAGAACTCGCCATGAAGGAGGACCTTGAGCTGGAGCTTGTTGTCGGTGAAGAGACCGTTGAGCTTGAGCCAGACGGCGcgggcgtcgtcctcgtcggccaCCACCGTGTGGAAGAGGTCGGTGGAGATGGTGAGGTAGAACCAATggatgatggtggcgtcgatgatcatccactcctcgtcgtTTACCATGAGACGGGAGTCCACGGGCCATCGACGTGGCTGTGAAGAAGAAACTCGCGAAAAACGAGGGAGAAGTACCGCTTCCAAGGAGAGTAGGACGCGGAGGTCTGGCTGAGGGTTACCGGGACGCGATCGGCGATGTTGAGGTCGCGGATGAGAGCCATGTCCGGGCCAGCAAAGGGGTTGCTGCCGGAAGAGATGGAGGAGCCCGAGGACTGCATGGCGGCGTCGAGGTGGAGAGGCGCGCGGTGGGGCGGCGGCTCGAGggtaggcggcggcggcggcggcggctcgagggtaggcgacggcggcggcgcagggagggcgcggcggcggcggctaggttaggaaTCGAGGGAGgaatctgataccatgtagaaggctAGGGTTTTGGGTGCAGGCGGAATACATTGATCGGTGCACCTTGGCACGTATATATGATACATGATGCGGGCCTCTATCTTAACTATACAAGAAACTAGGAGGTGGGCCGGTTACATAACGCACACGTACACAATATATTCAACAAGTACAACTCAAGAATCACGAGACAACCAGTTAGTGAGGTCAATCATCTGTTTCTCTGTAGGCCCGATTTACCAGATTTcggaaaagatttattttagttgTAAATGGTGTTGCAAGTAGCAAAAATATCTTGAACGTGAGACTCAATTCGTATTTTAGACTGTAATTAAGACTTAATGATATCACTGGATAGGCAGAAATTGCACTTGATATTTTGAGATTTAATGATATCACTGGATAGGAGGCAGTATGTTTCATTTTGGATTCCTACAATGATTTAAAAAATGATAAAAAGTTTTAAAAACAATACGGAGCTGGGTTCTATATTTTAGAACAAACTACAATATCTAGCACAATTTTAAATAGTAAAAATAAATCAAATATTTTGGAGATTTGAACTCAAGAACTACAGATTTGCACCAAAGGCTTCAACGAGCTAAGCTACCACTATGTCCTGTTAACTGTAGACAACGTTTATTTATAAAGAGTAATGTGGCACCtatggcaagggcgccacacatgcttctACGTTGGCAGCTGTAGACCACGCACGCGCATGCACGCCACGCAGGCAAGATGTGTGGCGCCCATCGCACAGTGAAGTGTGGCGCTGCTCACATAGGCGCCACAAaaaagggttagatgagtgaaatagtttgCCCAAAGGGTCAATCTGTGCTATAGTttattttgtgtaaatcgccccaCCGTGGAGCCAACACAGCGCCGACCTGCCGGCGAGGAGCACGAGGCGGACCTACCTCTTGCGCACCGCAACGGCAAGGCTGCTCGTGCCGGCGCGCCCGGCGAGCTCCAGGGCAAGCTGCATGTTGTCGCGTACGCCTGCTCCTCACGGCAGTACCGCGGCCACACCGGCATTTCTTTGAGAAGCAAGATCAAGCTGCAGCAAAATGACTACTTCCTGCATTTTTTGGTGTCCAGCAAGCTTCAACTAGTCACGCCAATGTTCCTGTGCACCAAGTTGCAGTGCAGCCAACTGCATCTGTTCGTGGTTAAGTTCcagcaaagaaaagaaaaaaacggAAGAAGAGCTAGCCAAGCAGAAGGGAGCTCGGAGACATCAGGGAGAAAAATGGTGGATAGCAACGGCCGGAAGGGGCTCCGATCTGTAATTCCCTATCTATGGAGGCAAGACCGACGGCAGGGGGTGAGCGGGTACGTGTGAGAGCGATGGTAGCTTTCTTTGGAGAGAGAAAGATCGACTACCCCTAATCGTGGACCAACCTGGCCTTACAGCAAAAAAAAAAGATTACCTGCCTAAACGGTCTCTCGCTCAATActgttgagtaacatattgtataggTATAGGTCTCCGTGTTTTTtcagggttgtacctgtaattaTACATGTGTCCGcctgtatatatatatgagcagccggtcctattggtgctgtgcaatctccaatatctcttctacatggtatcatAGACCCTTCGGGTCCTGACCTAGCCGCTGGCCACCCTCCCCTCTCtagccctagccgccgcccctctCCACCTGGGCGCCGCCGGCCCTCCtcctcccaaccctagccgctgccCCTCCCCACCCCGGGCGCCGCCGGCCTCCACCCCAACCCCAGCCCTAGCCGCTTCCgcctcccaccaccaccaccgcttccgCCATGGCCGGTTTCTCCTCCTCCGGCTCCGACCCCTTCAACTCCTCCCGCTCCGGTAGCAACAACCCCTTCGCCGACCCCTCCATCGCCGTCATCCGCGACATCCCCATCGCCGAGCGCGTGCCGGTGAAGCTCTCCACCACCGCTGCCAACTTGTTCCCGTGGAAGACGTACTTCGGGCTGCTCTTCCGCGAGTATGATCTCCTCGATCACGTCGATGGCACCATCGACCTCCTCGCCATGCCGCACGACCCCGAGTGGCTCGCGatcgacgccaccatcatccgctggTTCTACTAGACCGTCTCCAACGACATCTTCCGCACCGTCGTCCGCGACGGCGACTCCGCCCACACGGTCTGGGCCAAGATCACCTGTCTCTTCACCGACAACAAAATCCAGCGGGTCACCTTCCTCCAGCAGGAGTTCTTTGACACCCACCAGAACGACCTGTCTCTCGACGAGTACGCCCTCAAGCTGAAGAGCCTCTCCGATGAGCTCCGTGACTTGGAGTTCCCGATCGATGACAAGATCATGCTGTCCACCCTGTCGGCAGGTCTCGGCGAGGATCTCAGCAacgccgcctccaacctcacGCTCCTCACCACGCCCACCTTCGAGCAGGCCGTGGCCTACCTGCGCCTCGAGGAGCGCCGCCTCAAGCATCTCCGGGCTCGGGCGGCCCACATACTGGTCTATGGGACTAGTAATTTGTACCGTAAAAAGCCTCCAAACACAACCTTCCCATATAAACGCTTTTACAAGCTCAGTATTATTTGCAGTTACAGAAATACGAAATTATATGTCAAGAACCAAAAAATCGGAGCCACGGCAGCAAGAAATAATATAACAACGAGTCTTCATGGACAAACGCAGAAAATTCTTCAGTACTGGGCTAACTTAGATGGCTTCCTTCATGGTTTTACCCATGACGAGAACTGAGCGCTAGCTCAGTAGCTGGAATTCAAGGAGTTG
This region of Lolium perenne isolate Kyuss_39 chromosome 2, Kyuss_2.0, whole genome shotgun sequence genomic DNA includes:
- the LOC139835725 gene encoding uncharacterized protein, translating into MAGFSSSGSDPFNSSRSGSNNPFADPSIAVIRDIPIAERVPVKLSTTAANLFPWKTYFGLLFREYDLLDHTVSNDIFRTVVRDGDSAHTVWAKITCLFTDNKIQRVTFLQQEFFDTHQNDLSLDEYALKLKSLSDELRDLEFPIDDKIMLSTLSAGLGEDLSNAASNLTLLTTPTFEQAVAYLRLEERRLKHLRARAAHILMMTVGVNGS